Proteins from a single region of Hermetia illucens chromosome 3, iHerIll2.2.curated.20191125, whole genome shotgun sequence:
- the LOC119652823 gene encoding short neuropeptide F isoform X2, whose amino-acid sequence MKWKFLIMKHQKITSIFVFVFIVTISEISALPPSFDSSLNELYENLLQREYAGPISFPNHQVERKAQRSPSLRLRFGRSDPDILQSMEKRWFGDVHQKPIRSPSLRLRFGRRSDPMMSVHEGDNSIDENNYDRVTRQAPLEDDNGDRDVAALRVRRDISNDAPLEQKRAPSLRLRFGRDPYKVSAAQVMADRNELEREILATLLQALNEYDYNDVPSDDFIRETRKPAPLRLRFGRSVDLSSLKKSPTDNKPVPSS is encoded by the exons AtaatgaagcatcaaaaaatcacaTCAATTTTCGTGTTTGTCTTTATTGTGACAATCAGTGAAATATCAGCTCTACCACCATCATTTGATA GCTCACTAAATGAACTCTATGAAAACCTTTTACAACGCGAATACGCCGGACCCATCTCCTTCCCCAATCATCAGGTCGAACGAAAGGCTCAACGGTCACCATCGCTCCGCCTAAGATTTGGACGAAGTGATCCTGATATCCTTCAATCGATGGAGAAACGATGGTTTGGAGATGTCCACCAAAAACCCATCCGGTCACCATCTTTGCGTCTACGTTTCGGACGACGCTCCGACCCAATGATGTCCGTCCATGAAGGAGACAATTCAATTGACGAGAACAACTATGACCGCGTCACAAGACAGGCACCCTTGGAGGACGACAATGGAGACCGAGATGTAGCTGCTTTAAGAGTACGACGTGATATTTCAAATGATGCCCCACTGGAACAGAAAAGAGCACCATCATTGAGACTGCGATTCGGGCGGGACCCATATAAAGTATCAGCG GCTCAAGTTATGGCTGACCGGAATGAACTTGAACGGGAAATCTTGGCTACCCTTCTACAAGCACTGAATGAATACGATTACAATGATGTACCCTCTGATGACTTCATTAGAGAAACACGGAAACCAGCACCCTTAAGGCTTCGATTTGGTCGCAGTGTAGATTTGTCTTCATTAAAG AAATCGCCAACTGACAACAAGCCAGTACCATCATCTTAG
- the LOC119652823 gene encoding short neuropeptide F isoform X1 codes for MFSNKVNWCGGSRGSSWIMKHQKITSIFVFVFIVTISEISALPPSFDSSLNELYENLLQREYAGPISFPNHQVERKAQRSPSLRLRFGRSDPDILQSMEKRWFGDVHQKPIRSPSLRLRFGRRSDPMMSVHEGDNSIDENNYDRVTRQAPLEDDNGDRDVAALRVRRDISNDAPLEQKRAPSLRLRFGRDPYKVSAAQVMADRNELEREILATLLQALNEYDYNDVPSDDFIRETRKPAPLRLRFGRSVDLSSLKKSPTDNKPVPSS; via the exons AtaatgaagcatcaaaaaatcacaTCAATTTTCGTGTTTGTCTTTATTGTGACAATCAGTGAAATATCAGCTCTACCACCATCATTTGATA GCTCACTAAATGAACTCTATGAAAACCTTTTACAACGCGAATACGCCGGACCCATCTCCTTCCCCAATCATCAGGTCGAACGAAAGGCTCAACGGTCACCATCGCTCCGCCTAAGATTTGGACGAAGTGATCCTGATATCCTTCAATCGATGGAGAAACGATGGTTTGGAGATGTCCACCAAAAACCCATCCGGTCACCATCTTTGCGTCTACGTTTCGGACGACGCTCCGACCCAATGATGTCCGTCCATGAAGGAGACAATTCAATTGACGAGAACAACTATGACCGCGTCACAAGACAGGCACCCTTGGAGGACGACAATGGAGACCGAGATGTAGCTGCTTTAAGAGTACGACGTGATATTTCAAATGATGCCCCACTGGAACAGAAAAGAGCACCATCATTGAGACTGCGATTCGGGCGGGACCCATATAAAGTATCAGCG GCTCAAGTTATGGCTGACCGGAATGAACTTGAACGGGAAATCTTGGCTACCCTTCTACAAGCACTGAATGAATACGATTACAATGATGTACCCTCTGATGACTTCATTAGAGAAACACGGAAACCAGCACCCTTAAGGCTTCGATTTGGTCGCAGTGTAGATTTGTCTTCATTAAAG AAATCGCCAACTGACAACAAGCCAGTACCATCATCTTAG